The proteins below come from a single Mercenaria mercenaria strain notata chromosome 3, MADL_Memer_1, whole genome shotgun sequence genomic window:
- the LOC128555870 gene encoding uncharacterized protein LOC128555870: protein MARINAQLLQLEQIARINAQLLQLEPIARINAQLLQLEQIDRINAQLLPLEPITRINAQLLQLEQLARINAQLLQLQQIARNNAQLLQLRQMARINAQLLQLEPITRLNAQLLQLEHIGRSNAQLLQSKPITRINAQLLQLEPIARINAQLLQLEPIARINAQLLQLEQIARINAQLLQLEPITRINVQLLQLEQIARINAQVLHLEQMARINAQMLQLEQMARINAQLLQLE, encoded by the coding sequence ATGGCTAGGATTAATGCACAACTGTTGCAGTTAGAACAAATAGCTAGGATTAATGCACAACTGTTGCAGTTAGAACCAATAGCAAGGATTAATGCACAACTTTTGCAGTTAGAACAAATAGATAGGATTAATGCGCAACTGTTGCCGTTAGAACCAATAACTAGGATAAATGCACAACTGTTGCAGTTAGAACAATTAGCTAGGATTAATGCGCAACTTTTGCAGTTACAACAAATAGCCAGGAATAATGCGCAGCTGTTGCAGTTAAGACAAATGGCTAGAATTAATGCGCAACTGTTGCAGTTAGAACCAATAACTAGGCTTAATGCGCAACTGTTGCAGTTAGAACACATAGGTAGGAGTAATGCGCAACTGTTGCAGTCTAAACCAATAACTAGGATTAATGCGCAACTGTTGCAGTTAGAACCAATAGCTAGGATTAATGCACAACTGTTGCAGTTAGAACCAATAGCTAGGATTAATGCGCAACTGTTGCAGTTAGAACAAATAGCTAGGATTAATGCGCAACTGTTGCAGTTAGAACCAATAACTAGGATTAATGTGCAACTGTTGCAGTTAGAACAAATAGCTAGGATTAATGCGCAAGTGTTGCATTTAGAACAAATGGCTCGGATTAATGCGCAAATGTTGCAGTTAGAACAAATGGCTAGGATTAATGCGCAACTGTTGCAGTTagaataa